The following coding sequences lie in one Phaenicophaeus curvirostris isolate KB17595 chromosome 5, BPBGC_Pcur_1.0, whole genome shotgun sequence genomic window:
- the SYT12 gene encoding synaptotagmin-12: MDNGHGSRYRSSAVATTPPRWEIGIYAAGALALLGIAALNLWKLWRSGSYPAPSPFPNYDYRYLEQKYGAAYPDTKHKRAMAPGSQRPLDRSCPSRKSSLRADDTFESINELGSLELMSRDLGLAAYGPLKKSISADSLSSISSIGNNFGQDFTVGQVEVSMEYDAKAAALHVTLLQGKDLLEKEDAHFESCFMRISLLPAEHIVGISRIQRSAYAVAFDERFSIPLDPAALEENSLRFSVFGIDEDERNVSTGVAELKLSDLDLAARPFNAWLYLQDTNKAVDTVGEILLSLSYLPTAERLTVVVVKAKNLVWTNGKVTADPFVKVYLLQDGRKISKKKTAVKRDDTNPVFNEAMIFSVPAIVLQDLSLRVTVAECGEDGHADNTGHVLIGPAASGMGITHWNQMLATLRKPVSMWHPLRRN; encoded by the exons ATGGACAACGGCCACGGCAGCCGGTACCGCTCGAGCG CAGTCGCCACGACCCCGCCGCGCTGGGAGATCGGCATCTACGCGGCCGgtgccctggccctgctgggcATCGCCGCCCTCAACCTCTGGAAGCTCTGGCGCTCCGGCAGCTACCCGGCACCGTCCCCCTTCCCCAACTACGACTACCGGTACCTGGAGCAGAAGTACGGGGCGGCGTACCCAGACACCAAACACAAG CGAGCGATGGCCCCGGGCTCGCAGCGGCCGCTGGATAGGAGCTGCCCCAGCCGCAAGAGCAGCCTGCGGGCGGACGACACCTTCGAGAGCATCAACGAGCTGGGGAGCCTGGAGCTGATGAGCAGAGACCTGGGCCTGGCCGCCTACGGCCCCTTGAAGAAATCCATCTCGGCCGACTccctcagctccatctcctccatcggGAACAACTTCGGGCAGGACTTCACAGTGGGGCAGGTGGAGGTGTCCATGGAGTACGACGCGAAGGCGGCCGCCCTGCACGTGACGCTGCTGCAGGGCAAGGACCTGCTGGAGAAGGAGGACGCGCACTTCGAGTCCTGCTTCATGCGCATCAGCCTGCTCCCCGCCGAGCACATCGTCGGCATCTCCCGG ATCCAGCGCAGCGCCTACGCCGTGGCCTTCGACGAGCGCTTCTCCATCCCGCTGGACCCGGCGGCGCTGGAGGAGAACAGCCTGCGCTTCTCCGTCTTCGGCATCGACGAGGACGAGCGGAACGTCAGCACCGGCGTGGCTGAGCTCAAGCTCTCCGACCTGGACCTGGCCGCACGCCCCTTCAACGCGTGGCTCTACCTGCAGGACACGAACAAG GCGGTGGACACGGTGGGCGAGATCCTGCTCTCCCTGAGCTACCTGCCCACGGCCGAGCGCCTGACGGTCGTGGTGGTCAAAGCCAAGAACCTCGTGTGGACCAACGGCAAAGTGACCGCAG ATCCCTTCGTCAAGGTGTACCTGCTGCAGGACGGGAGGAAGATCAGCAAGAAGAAGACAGCGGTGAAGAGGGACGACACCAACCCCGTGTTCAATGAGGCCATGATCTTCTCTGTGCCGGCCATCGTGCTCCAG GACCTGTCCCTGCGGGTGACGGTGGCTGAGTGCGGCGAGGACGGCCACGCCGACAACACGGGCCACGTCCTCATCGGCCCGGCGGCCAGCGGCATGGGCATCACGCACTGGAACCAGATGCTGGCCACGCTGAGGAAGCCCGTCTCCATGTGGCACCCGCTCCGGAGAAACTAA